Proteins encoded by one window of Mariniplasma anaerobium:
- a CDS encoding carbohydrate kinase family protein, translated as MDKRIELSNILSKKNPKDLKMIVGFDGFVDEIIHVVDKRMDSQQFTRINTIEALGTRIVKASGLSTNIELVPTIKKIGGNGPIMCNALSQHNASIVYMGALGYPSVDGVFKVMEDKVKLYSFATNGHTDALEFDDGKLLLGKMQSLNDVTYENLLKEVGEKEFIDLLSKTDLFANVNWSMLPNLTDLWEKVANNILPQLPKRGKKPYFFVDLADPEKREDEEIKRALSILKRYTKNFFVVLGLNKKEAYDVANVLDLFDNESLVNMQVSLEDLNIALQNYLDVDCVVIHPVDRSCCVIDNKFYMEQGPYIAKPKLSTGAGDNFNAGFILGLMLGLTPDQALLTGMSTSGFYVRNTHSPDFEELYTFMKDWAENKI; from the coding sequence ATGGACAAACGTATAGAGTTATCTAACATATTAAGCAAAAAGAATCCTAAAGATTTAAAGATGATTGTGGGATTTGATGGATTTGTTGATGAAATCATTCACGTGGTTGATAAAAGAATGGACAGTCAACAATTTACTAGAATCAATACAATTGAAGCTTTAGGAACTAGAATTGTTAAAGCTAGTGGATTATCTACTAATATAGAATTAGTACCTACAATTAAAAAAATTGGTGGTAATGGACCGATTATGTGTAATGCGTTATCACAACATAATGCATCAATCGTTTATATGGGTGCTTTAGGCTATCCTTCTGTTGATGGTGTTTTTAAAGTGATGGAAGATAAAGTGAAACTATATTCTTTTGCAACTAATGGACACACAGATGCACTTGAATTTGATGATGGTAAATTATTATTAGGAAAAATGCAGTCTTTAAATGATGTGACTTATGAGAATTTATTAAAAGAAGTAGGAGAAAAAGAATTTATTGATTTATTAAGCAAAACAGATTTATTTGCCAACGTGAATTGGAGTATGCTACCTAACTTAACAGATCTTTGGGAAAAAGTTGCGAACAATATCTTACCTCAACTTCCTAAAAGAGGAAAAAAACCTTACTTTTTTGTAGATCTTGCAGATCCAGAAAAAAGAGAAGATGAAGAAATCAAAAGAGCTTTAAGTATTTTAAAGAGATACACAAAAAATTTCTTTGTAGTTCTTGGATTAAATAAAAAAGAAGCTTATGATGTCGCAAATGTTCTAGATTTATTTGATAATGAATCGTTGGTTAACATGCAAGTCTCATTAGAAGATTTAAATATTGCACTACAAAATTATTTAGATGTTGATTGTGTAGTTATTCATCCTGTTGATCGTTCATGCTGTGTTATTGATAACAAGTTTTATATGGAACAAGGACCATACATCGCAAAACCTAAATTATCAACAGGTGCTGGTGATAATTTCAATGCTGGATTTATTTTAGGTTTAATGCTAGGCTTAACTCCAGATCAAGCATTATTAACTGGTATGTCTACTTCTGGTTTTTATGTAAGAAACACGCACAGTCCTGATTTCGAAGAATTGTATACTTTTATGAAAGATTGGGCTGAAAATAAAATTTAG
- a CDS encoding glycerophosphodiester phosphodiesterase → MKYIAHRGKTISALENTKEAFMDAALDPHFDGVECDIYTSNDGEFIIFHDESTKRLSSKNHQIMDLSYEEIKQIKLFDKKKNNYEIPHLVEFLDICKAHHKKPIIEIKKIHDITQLHNLFAIIGDYDDLDPVIISFNINYLKYLRAITDIDLYLLTTFIDDELIYDCRVNLLNLYLNKESINKTLVEKLKKKGFNLGVFTVNDKKTESICKELMIDLLTTDKL, encoded by the coding sequence ATGAAATATATTGCACATCGCGGTAAAACTATCAGCGCACTAGAAAACACCAAAGAAGCATTTATGGATGCTGCCCTAGATCCTCATTTTGATGGTGTGGAGTGTGATATCTATACTTCAAATGATGGAGAATTCATTATCTTTCATGATGAATCAACGAAGCGGTTGTCTTCTAAAAATCATCAAATTATGGATTTGTCATATGAAGAGATTAAACAAATAAAACTATTTGACAAAAAGAAAAACAACTATGAAATACCTCATTTAGTAGAATTTTTAGATATATGTAAAGCACATCATAAAAAACCGATTATTGAAATTAAGAAGATACATGATATTACACAACTGCATAATTTATTTGCTATTATAGGTGATTATGATGATTTAGACCCAGTTATTATTTCTTTTAATATCAATTATTTGAAATATTTAAGAGCAATAACAGATATTGATTTATATCTTTTAACGACTTTTATTGATGATGAACTTATTTATGATTGTAGAGTGAATTTGTTAAACCTATATTTGAACAAAGAATCTATTAACAAAACACTAGTAGAAAAACTTAAGAAAAAAGGATTTAATCTGGGTGTATTTACTGTAAATGATAAAAAAACAGAATCTATTTGTAAAGAGCTTATGATTGATTTATTAACTACAGATAAACTATAA
- a CDS encoding immunoglobulin-like domain-containing protein has protein sequence MKTILKIGVLLISLFILTSCGSTPEEISTLLPEIELSGDVFVTIEVGTAYTDPGASIIGDFNLDIQTTSDLDTNTVGVYTITYAIEYLGVNYSVDRTVTVVDSVLYNLDINISDVTITNTSISFTVSLNDPTGDLSNVEVVLYQGSNVVKTFPITNGDTLITIDTFTANTNYKVVVEGSYLYESITKNIEGYEISFTSGDVDATAETPILALNGDATMTVFVYDDFTDPGATITNDFDLDIDVTSDVDSNTLGSYTITYSVVYEDVTYSITRNVLVIEYVSVLDGFNFILTLVETTKDSITYSVSLTDPLGLLQDGKLVLYNKATFIASYDINNGMNTITFSNLESDTTYEVKIEGTFDQYGSTLPVEGFNEEVDTLPAVVLGFTNTNEVITDMLYSSVINVVDFNSSISQMTATLYQGEVEVDHLNLVVGNNTFEKNYLVSETEHTLKVDYTYTPVGATTPVSETITLSTFTTLATPTPDLILFYCQPEAEGFDIAVGLNQTSFTLISVYVEVWLDGSYHSRFTAINNFTLIEVTGLEDSTSYEIKLYADYTQNSTENEYIYKLIDEQTVSTLEVLSYTTPSIENFAVTSNIGDSNSITVTLDFLDPDDVLLEDAYLRLYKGTSIDDSQLINVGSNVITFDDSIDSNTIYTLKVRTSYAVNENYDDNEWNTDIFEQDYLTQPDIAGISFVQEQDIYFSGDHIILILDVDNPDDMIIDYVTINSTIYEDFLFPSNLDRLYISLGHETDYTTYNYHLESFSVTQIDESIYDVEFDQSISFNLNVPGSVDPETATVDVLELTAVDYTREVVLNDTADYQITVHLDNPYNLEVKSITINSVTYLQAEFLSESTTKQIVLPVELSRYNNKFIAKGISYMRNDDLIEEIVSYIPEIEIYGYISSNVSYINTVADLLAIDTTHTEFYYDYILTADLDLAGITFTPIGTDDYRFNGSFDGGGHTISNLQLTSYEINQTTYDYFGLFGYSQAYIYDLKLENVYMNITTDETHTLYIGSLAGKSTGYVSHVEVIGNSSITVNGSTNVALGGLIGDNYGTLIHTHTNIDITMDGYNHTPGTAIIGGLTGTTYYGNVAVSSAKGSISITNTNDVTVEVGGLIGSFSTGSSSPRNNISNSYADVDITTSNTYYGSTGGLVGKSGNGIYTNSGIINSYASGSVESSAGKIAGLVGRYSIYITNSFATGDVSSANVSVGRIVGTGANSYIENTFKYDGQVLISSGSLVTNGLDTYQYTMVTAGAEQFNDDEFYTKHLTWSTYFFDYTTLDVANGVLPTLK, from the coding sequence ATGAAAACAATTTTAAAAATCGGAGTGTTGCTAATTTCACTTTTTATTTTGACGTCCTGTGGCTCAACTCCCGAAGAAATCTCTACTTTATTACCTGAAATTGAACTTTCAGGTGATGTTTTTGTTACGATTGAAGTTGGAACCGCCTATACGGATCCAGGTGCTTCCATTATTGGTGATTTTAACTTAGATATACAAACAACATCAGATCTTGATACAAATACTGTTGGTGTATATACTATCACTTATGCTATTGAATATCTAGGTGTCAATTATTCTGTTGATAGAACAGTTACTGTAGTTGATTCTGTATTATATAATTTAGATATCAATATTTCAGATGTTACGATTACAAACACTTCTATTAGCTTTACAGTATCGCTTAATGATCCCACTGGTGATCTTTCAAATGTTGAAGTTGTATTATATCAAGGTAGCAATGTTGTAAAAACATTTCCTATCACAAATGGTGATACACTAATTACAATTGATACTTTCACTGCAAACACTAACTATAAGGTTGTTGTAGAAGGTAGTTATCTCTATGAAAGTATCACGAAAAACATTGAAGGTTATGAAATAAGTTTCACATCTGGAGATGTTGATGCTACAGCTGAAACACCCATCTTAGCATTAAATGGTGATGCAACAATGACAGTTTTTGTTTATGATGATTTTACCGATCCAGGAGCAACCATTACTAATGATTTTGATTTGGATATTGATGTTACTTCAGATGTAGATTCAAATACACTAGGATCTTATACCATCACTTATAGTGTTGTTTATGAAGATGTAACCTATAGTATCACTAGAAATGTTTTAGTGATTGAATATGTATCTGTACTAGATGGATTTAATTTCATCTTAACATTAGTTGAAACAACTAAAGATTCAATCACATATTCTGTTAGTTTGACTGATCCACTTGGCTTATTACAAGATGGAAAATTAGTACTTTATAATAAAGCGACGTTTATTGCAAGTTATGATATAAATAATGGGATGAACACAATTACTTTTTCTAACTTAGAATCAGATACAACTTATGAAGTTAAAATTGAAGGAACTTTTGACCAATATGGATCAACACTACCTGTTGAAGGTTTTAATGAGGAAGTAGATACACTTCCTGCAGTTGTATTAGGATTCACTAATACTAATGAAGTGATTACTGATATGCTTTATAGTAGCGTAATTAATGTCGTTGATTTTAATAGTTCGATTTCACAAATGACTGCAACTCTTTATCAAGGCGAAGTCGAAGTAGATCATTTAAATTTAGTTGTCGGCAATAATACATTTGAAAAAAACTATTTAGTTTCAGAAACTGAGCATACATTAAAAGTTGATTATACATATACACCTGTTGGAGCAACAACTCCAGTTAGTGAAACAATCACTTTATCTACATTTACAACACTAGCTACACCAACTCCTGACTTAATATTATTCTATTGTCAACCAGAAGCTGAAGGTTTTGATATCGCTGTTGGGCTTAACCAAACAAGCTTCACATTAATTTCTGTCTATGTAGAAGTTTGGTTAGATGGTAGTTATCATAGTCGCTTCACAGCTATCAACAACTTCACTTTAATAGAAGTCACTGGACTGGAAGATAGTACTAGTTATGAAATAAAGCTTTATGCTGATTATACTCAAAATTCTACTGAAAACGAATATATCTATAAATTAATTGATGAGCAAACAGTATCTACTCTAGAAGTTCTTTCATATACAACACCTTCTATAGAAAACTTTGCTGTAACTTCAAATATAGGTGATTCTAACTCTATTACTGTAACACTAGATTTTCTAGATCCTGATGACGTCTTATTAGAAGATGCCTATTTAAGATTATACAAAGGAACTTCTATTGATGATTCACAATTAATCAATGTTGGATCGAATGTTATAACTTTTGATGACTCAATAGATAGCAATACAATATATACATTAAAAGTACGTACAAGTTATGCAGTCAACGAAAATTACGATGATAATGAATGGAATACAGACATATTCGAACAAGATTATTTAACACAGCCAGATATTGCAGGTATTTCCTTTGTTCAAGAACAAGACATTTACTTCTCAGGAGATCATATCATCTTGATTTTAGATGTCGATAATCCAGATGATATGATAATTGATTATGTAACTATTAATTCTACGATTTACGAAGATTTCTTATTTCCTAGTAATTTAGATAGACTATATATCTCTCTTGGACATGAAACAGACTATACAACCTACAATTACCACTTAGAAAGTTTCTCAGTTACACAAATTGATGAATCAATATATGATGTTGAATTCGATCAATCTATATCATTTAATTTAAATGTTCCTGGTTCAGTTGATCCAGAAACTGCAACTGTTGATGTCTTAGAATTAACTGCTGTTGATTACACACGTGAAGTTGTTTTAAATGATACTGCAGATTATCAAATCACAGTTCACCTAGACAATCCTTACAATCTAGAAGTTAAGAGTATCACAATTAATAGTGTCACTTACTTACAAGCTGAATTCTTAAGCGAGTCTACTACGAAACAAATCGTATTACCTGTAGAATTGTCTAGATATAATAATAAATTTATCGCAAAAGGAATTTCCTATATGCGAAACGATGATCTTATTGAAGAGATAGTTTCATATATCCCAGAAATTGAAATATATGGATATATCAGTTCAAATGTCTCTTATATCAATACTGTAGCAGATCTACTAGCTATAGATACAACACATACAGAATTCTATTATGATTATATTTTAACAGCAGATTTAGATCTTGCAGGTATAACTTTTACTCCAATTGGTACAGATGATTATCGCTTTAATGGATCCTTTGATGGAGGCGGTCATACAATCTCAAACCTTCAATTAACCTCTTATGAAATTAACCAAACAACTTACGATTATTTCGGACTTTTTGGATATTCTCAAGCATATATTTATGATTTAAAATTAGAAAATGTTTATATGAATATTACGACTGATGAAACACATACACTCTATATTGGTTCACTAGCAGGTAAATCCACCGGTTATGTAAGCCATGTTGAAGTTATTGGTAATTCGAGTATTACAGTAAATGGATCAACAAATGTTGCACTAGGTGGCTTAATAGGTGACAACTATGGTACACTCATTCATACACATACAAATATAGACATTACGATGGACGGGTATAATCATACGCCTGGTACAGCTATTATTGGTGGTCTTACTGGAACAACTTATTATGGTAATGTTGCAGTATCTTCAGCTAAAGGTTCTATTTCAATCACTAATACAAATGATGTAACAGTAGAAGTTGGTGGACTTATTGGATCATTTTCTACCGGTTCAAGCAGCCCTAGAAATAATATATCAAATTCATATGCTGATGTAGACATTACAACTTCTAACACGTATTATGGTTCAACTGGTGGTTTAGTTGGAAAATCAGGCAATGGCATCTATACTAATTCAGGCATTATTAACTCTTATGCCTCAGGATCGGTAGAATCATCAGCTGGTAAAATTGCTGGACTTGTTGGCCGCTATTCTATATATATAACAAATAGTTTTGCAACTGGTGATGTATCATCTGCAAATGTTTCTGTTGGCAGAATTGTTGGCACAGGTGCTAATTCATATATTGAAAATACATTTAAGTATGATGGACAAGTATTGATTTCTTCTGGCTCTTTAGTTACAAATGGTCTTGATACATATCAATACACAATGGTTACTGCAGGTGCTGAACAATTTAATGATGATGAGTTTTATACTAAACATTTAACTTGGAGTACGTATTTCTTCGACTATACTACCTTAGATGTGGCAAACGGAGTTTTACCAACTCTCAAATAG